From the genome of Malus sylvestris chromosome 6, drMalSylv7.2, whole genome shotgun sequence, one region includes:
- the LOC126627218 gene encoding SNF1-related protein kinase regulatory subunit gamma-1-like produces the protein MMSEQESLEGGRERERVGILGVLRGKMGVPAVLTMGEGGSPRSPEAKLGMQVEDLWDVQEPQLSPTEKLNACFEGVPVSAFPPAPENQVIEIKSDTSLAEAVKILSQHKILSAPVVDVDAPEDASWMDRYIGIVEFAGIVVWILHQSEPPSPRTLTSPSSATALAAAANGPKGLDLAGLDFGSEFAAATSGSFFEALTSSEFYKNTQVRDISGSFRWAPFLALQSSNSFLAMLLLLSKYKMKSVPVVDLGDGKIDNIITQSAVIHMLAECAGLQWFESWGTKKLSELGLPMMTANRIVKVYEDEPVLQAFKLMRKKRVGGVPVIENGGSKAVGNISLRDVQFLLTAPEIYHDYRSITAKNFLTAVESKHHEVYPTLSTMVTCKRDDTVKDLILMLDSKKIHRVYVVDDDGNLEGVITLRDIISRLVHEPRGYFGDFFDGVLPLPQNSRV, from the exons ATGATGTCGGAGCAAGAGTCGCTtgaaggggggagagagagagagagagttggaatATTGGGTGTGTTGAGAGGAAAGATGGGTGTGCCGGCGGTGTTGACGATGGGGGAGGGAGGGAGTCCGAGGAGTCCAGAGGCGAAGCTGGGAATGCAGGTAGAGGATTTGTGGGACGTTCAGGAGCCACAGCTGAGTCCAACTGAGAAGCTCAATGCTTGCTTTGAGGGTGTCCCTGTTTCTGCTTTCCCTCCTGCTCCTGAGAATCAAG TGATTGAGATAAAGTCAGACACCAGTTTAGCAGAAGCTGTTAAAATCCTGTCCCAACACAAAATTCTTAGTGCACCGGTGGTGGATGTCGATGCGCCTGAGGACGCTAGCTGGATGGACAGATACATCGGTATTGTCGAGTTTGCCGGAATTGTCGTGTGGATCCTGCATCAG TCAGAACCACCGTCCCCGAGGACCCTGACTAGTCCATCTAGTGCAACTGCTCTTGCAGCAGCCGCTAATGGACCGAAAGGTCTTGATCTTGCAGGACTTGATTTCGGCTCTGAGTTTGCCGCAGCAACTTCAGGAAGTTTTTTCGAGGCTTTGACTTCTTCCGAGTTTTACAAGAACACACAG GTTCGAGATATCTCGGGGTCATTCCGTTGGGCTCCGTTTCTTGCTTTGCAGAGCTCCAACTCGTTTTTGGCCATGCTTTTGCTTCTTTCAAAGTACAAAATGAAGAGTGTTCCTGTCGTTGATTTGGGTGATGGAAAGATTGATAATATCATCACACAATCTGCTGTGATTCACATGTTAGCGGAATGCGCTGGACTTCAGTGGTTCGAGAGCTGGGGAACCAAGAAACTATCCGAGCTTGGTCTTCCCATGATGACTGCTAATCGCATTGTCAAG GTGTACGAGGATGAACCAGTGCTGCAAGCGTTTAAGCTGATGAGGAAAAAGAGGGTTGGAGGGGTACCtgtgattgaaaatggtggtaGCAAGGCGGTAGGTAATATAAGCCTAAGAGATGTCCAGTTCTTGCTTACTGCACCAGAAATTTACCATGATTACAG ATCCATCACGGCGAAGAACTTCCTGACAGCAGTTGAAAGCAAGCATCATGAAGTCTACCCAACGTTGAGTACCATGGTTACGTGCAAAAGGGATGACACAGTTAAGGATTTAATCTTGATGCTGGACTCCAAAAAGATCCACAGGGTATACGTTGTGGACGATGATGGGAATCTGGAAGGAGTCATTACCCTCAGGGACATCATCTCAAGGCTAGTTCACGAACCCCGTGGCTACTTTGGTGACTTTTTTGACGGTGTTCTACCGCTGCCCCAAAACAGCAGGGTTTGA
- the LOC126627213 gene encoding exocyst complex component EXO70B1-like, protein MTTTTTGIGGGGEDRVLATAQQIVKSLNTPKEVREDMLLIFSSFDNRLSNITNLINGEDSKADEDRFGEAEKVIFRWESNSEAHRNSVPWEESPVEAAEYLAAVDEILTHMEGLSVRSDNELVDRVENALQIAMTRLEDEFRHILIRNTVPLDSDRLYGSIRRVSLSFASNDGEIYDEFESFGEEDRDAGRFHERGGSLGDTDVDLIHPDAVVELKEIAERMIRSGYEKECVQVYSSVRRDALDECLVILGVEKLSIEEVQKIEWKSLDEKMKKWIQAVKIGVRVLINGERRLCDQIFEGIDETRECCFIDTSKGCIMQLLNFGEAVAIGRRSPEKLFRILDMYDAVADVLPDLQQMMTDEYVVGEARGVLDALGDAARGTFAEFENAVQTEASKKPMLSGEIHPLTRYVMNYVRLLVDYSDTLNSLLDTGEEELQRLQGLPNDDLGIDSMSPIGHRLLLLISNLEANLEEKSRVYDDGAMQSVFLMNNIQYIVQKVKDSEIRKLLGDQWVRKRRGQVRQYATGYLRAAWSKALSCLKDEGIGGSTSNASRMALKERFKNFNAHFEEIYRTQTAWKVPDAQLREELRISISEKVIPAYRSFMGRFGSQLESGRHAGKYIKYTADDLESYVLDLFEGTPCVLHHLRRKST, encoded by the coding sequence atgaccaccaccaccaccggcATAGGCGGTGGCGGAGAGGACCGGGTCCTCGCCACGGCTCAGCAGATCGTCAAGAGCCTCAACACCCCCAAGGAGGTCCGCGAGGACATGCTCCTGATCTTCTCGAGCTTCGACAATAGATTATCTAACATCACCAATTTGATCAACGGCGAGGATTCCAAGGCCGACGAGGACCGGTTCGGTGAAGCCGAGAAGGTGATTTTCCGGTGGGAGTCCAATTCCGAAGCTCACAGAAACTCGGTCCCGTGGGAGGAGTCGCCGGTCGAGGCCGCCGAGTATTTGGCCGCCGTCGATGAGATCCTCACGCACATGGAGGGGCTTTCGGTCCGGTCCGATAACGAATTGGTGGACCGGGTCGAGAACGCGCTCCAAATCGCGATGACTCGGCTGGAGGACGAGTTCCGCCACATTCTGATCAGGAACACGGTGCCTCTCGACTCCGATCGACTCTACGGCTCGATCCGGAGAGTGTCGCTGTCGTTCGCGTCAAACGACGGCGAAATCTACGATGAATTCGAGAGTTTCGGCGAGGAGGACCGCGACGCGGGCAGGTTCCACGAGCGCGGCGGCAGCCTAGGCGATACAGACGTCGATTTGATACATCCTGACGCCGTCGTGGAGCTGAAGGAGATCGCCGAGCGTATGATTCGGTCCGGCTACGAAAAGGAGTGTGTGCAGGTGTATAGCAGCGTCAGGCGCGACGCTTTGGACGAGTGTTTGGTGATTCTCGGTGTCGAGAAGCTGAGCATTGAGGAGGTGCAGAAGATTGAGTGGAAGAGTTTGGATGAGAAGATGAAGAAGTGGATACAAGCTGTGAAAATCGGTGTTAGGGTTTTGATAAACGGCGAAAGGAGGCTCTGTGATCAGATTTTTGAAGGGATTGATGAGACTAGGGAGTGTTGCTTCATTGACACTTCCAAGGGGTGTATTATGCAGCTGTTGAATTTCGGAGAGGCGGTCGCCATTGGTCGAAGGTCGCCCGAGAAGCTGTTTCGGATACTTGACATGTACGATGCTGTGGCGGATGTGTTGCCGGACTTGCAGCAAATGATGACGGATGAATATGTGGTTGGTGAGGCCAGGGGAGTGTTGGATGCGCTCGGTGATGCGGCGAGAGGGACGTTTGCTGAGTTTGAAAATGCAGTTCAGACTGAGGCCAGTAAGAAACCAATGCTAAGCGGCGAGATTCACCCGCTTACTCGGTATGTCATGAACTATGTTAGATTGTTGGTTGATTATAGTGATACCCTCAATTCGCTTTTGGATACCGGTGAGGAAGAGTTGCAAAGGTTGCAAGGATTGCCAAATGATGATTTGGGTATAGACAGCATGTCTCCTATAGGCCAtaggttgttgttgttgatttcAAATTTGGAAGCCAATCTCGAGGAGAAATCTAGGGTTTATGATGATGGAGCAATGCAGAGTGTGTTTTTGATGAATAACATTCAGTACATAGTGCAGAAAGTGAAGGATTCTGAGATTAGAAAGCTCTTGGGAGACCAATGGGTTCGCAAGCGTCGTGGTCAGGTACGCCAGTATGCTACTGGGTATCTAAGAGCTGCTTGGAGCAAGGCCCTCTCTTGTTTGAAAGACGAGGGGATTGGCGGGAGCACGAGTAATGCTTCGAGGATGGCTTTGAAGGAGAGGTTTAAGAACTTCAATGCACACTTTGAAGAAATCTATCGGACCCAGACAGCTTGGAAGGTCCCGGATGCTCAACTTCGGGAGGAGCTTCGGATATCTATATCGGAGAAGGTGATCCCAGCTTACAGATCGTTTATGGGGAGGTTTGGGAGTCAGCTGGAGAGTGGAAGGCATGCCGGGAAGTATATAAAATACACAGCGGATGATTTGGAGAGCTACGTGTTGGATTTGTTTGAAGGGACACCGTGTGTTCTGCACCATCTGAGAAGAAAAAGTACATAG
- the LOC126627219 gene encoding uncharacterized protein LOC126627219, with amino-acid sequence MEHTLWSHLPLLVRSNSKESVEYILQALWRTRKTGLDPADRDIIRDMLQLQNESDIDPLLVCLRMLIRRCVYDNVKREEIQKLFPSEVLPELQRLLTLLLQKFQGEWRRDALKDQGALPRLKTMTWDMANPDAEFTVPMAVINLKLLNDSQSRSKESEVKFELANDTLETMLNSMYCIRDQFPNSGEASNDQLYQDVNI; translated from the exons ATGGAGCACACGCTGTGGAGCCACTTGCCGCTACTGGTCCGGTCCAATTCGAAGGAGTCGGTGGAGTACATTCTTCAGGCCCTTTGGAGGACCCGAAAAACCGGTCTCGACCCGGCCGACCGAGACATAATCCGAGATATGCTCCAGCTCCAGAATGAATCGGACATCGACCCG CTTTTGGTGTGCCTGCGAATGTTGATTCGGCGATGTGTTTACGATAACGTCAAGAGGGAGGAGATTCAGAAGCTGTTTCCCAGCGAGGTGTTGCCTGAGTTGCAGAGGCTGTTGACGCTTTTGCTGCAAAAGTTTCAGGGAGAATGGCGGCGAGATGCACTCAAAGATCAG GGTGCTTTGCCACGGTTAAAGACGATGACATGGGACATGGCGAATCCGGACGCTGAATTCACAGTCCCCATGGCTGTGATCAACTTGAAG TTACTAAATGATTCGCAGTCCCGCTCAAAAGAATCGGAAGTGAAGTTCGAATTAGCTAATGATACTCTTGAAACAATGCTGAATTCCATGTATTGCATAAGAGACCAGTTCCCTAACTCG GGTGAGGCATCAAATGACCAGTTATATCAAGATGTGAATATATAG
- the LOC126627220 gene encoding uncharacterized protein LOC126627220: MEASPSQPPSDSNQTTSGPSMLLQNLPSRGLFSSTVLSSNPGGVRVYVCTHDTSPPDGQLIQTNQQNILIRSLTLKKQKGDSSSKDVKGASAAEGSKKRPAERVLDSKASAKKAINQTSSRQGGSSSHASSSRDFNGLTVERLRALLKAKRLSVKGKKDELIARLKSSSG; the protein is encoded by the exons ATGGAGGCCTCGCCTTCTCAACCGCCGTCAGATTCGAATCAAACGACTTCCGGCCCTTCCATGCTCCTCCAGAACCTCCCCTCCCGCGGCCTCTTCTCCTCCACCGTCCTCTCCTCCAATCCG GGCGGGGTGCGAGTTTATGTATGTACCCATGACACCTCACCCCCAG ATGGTCAACTGATACAGACAAACCAACAGAACATATTGATTAGATCACTTACACTTAAGAAACAGAAGGGAGATTCCAGTTCAAAGGATGTGAAAGGCGCCAGTGCAGCTGAAGGTTCTAAAAAGAG GCCTGCTGAAAGAGTTTTGGATAGCAAGGCTTCAGCTAAGAAAGCCATTAATCAAACTAGTTCTCGACAAG GGGGATCAAGCAGTCACGCATCATCTAGTAGGGACTTCAACGGGTTAACTGTCGAGAGGCTCCGTGCCCTTCTGAAGGCTAAGCGTCTTTCCGTAAAGGGAAAAAAG GATGAATTGATTGCACGGCTGAAAAGTTCAAGTGGTTAA